The Onthophagus taurus isolate NC chromosome 2, IU_Otau_3.0, whole genome shotgun sequence genome includes a window with the following:
- the LOC111427111 gene encoding uncharacterized protein, producing MFKRVFVIFVLLTIFGAVTSDDNAEEQIKGDRGDFKKFLHKECANSYSTTCLKMDVVSFVDKLDNQNDVSLLPGMSLVRESGARANEDLVAEVAREFPNDPDARLDAFLMNKVSNYLSSHSIKLNLFDSSNAFTARKGDGLGGGGGGGKKGGGMGMLLAAGAMMKGTLMAVAMGALAALAGKALMTALISLMLSAIIGLKSLSGGGHKSTTYEIVAKPVYSHASSASHEEYGGHGHSSYGRSFDVPLPLGLQQGYQP from the coding sequence ATGTTTAAGAGAGTCTTTGtgatttttgtgttattaacCATATTCGGAGCTGTAACAAGTGATGATAACGCCGAAGAACAAATCAAAGGAGATCGAggagatttcaaaaaatttttacataaagaatgtgcaaattccTATTCGACGACTTGTCTTAAAATGGATGTAGTGAGCTTTGTTGACAAATTGGATAATCAAAATGACGTCAGCCTTCTTCCGGGGATGTCTTTAGTTAGAGAATCCGGCGCAAGAGCCAACGAGGACCTAGTAGCTGAAGTTGCCAGAGAATTCCCCAACGATCCAGATGCTCGACTTGAcgcatttttaatgaataaagtCTCCAATTATTTGAGCTCccattcaattaaattaaatcttttcgATTCAAGCAATGCCTTCACCGCTAGGAAAGGTGACGGTCTTGGAGGCGGCGGCGGTGGCGGCAAGAAAGGAGGTGGAATGGGAATGCTCTTAGCTGCTGGTGCTATGATGAAAGGAACTTTAATGGCTGTAGCTATGGGAGCTTTAGCGGCATTAGCAGGAAAAGCTTTAATGACTGCATTAATTTCGTTAATGCTTTCAGCTATTATTGGACTTAAATCGTTATCAGGCGGAGGTCATAAAAGTACCACTTATGAAATTGTAGCCAAACCAGTTTATAGCCATGCTAGTTCAGCTTCGCATGAAGAATATGGTGGGCACGGTCATTCATCTTATGGAAGAAGCTTTGATGTTCCCCTTCCTCTCGGATTACAGCAGGGATATCAACCATAA